ACCTCGTCGATGATCGGCATCTTGACGCGCAAGCGGTTGGCGACCAGCACGGCATCGTCGCTGGCAAGAATGGCGCCGACGACGCCGACGCCGCGCGCGATCGCATCGTTGATGCCCTGCGCTGCCGCTTCGAAATCGAAGCGGCGGTCGATCAGCACGAGAACCGGTGTTCCGGCCACGAAACCCGGCAACGATTCGAACTCCACGATCGTGCCCACCCCGAGCCCCTGTCCGCCCGGTGTTCGCGGGTCATGCCCGATCATGGTCGACTCGGTGATGATCGTTTCGGTGATGGTTTCCATCGCCAGGTCGCTGATGACCGGCGTCGCTTCGTTGAGCAGGACGACCTCGAGTTCGGCAAGGCTGATTCCAGCCTCCCCGATCGCATGCAGGACAGCCTTGGCAACGCCGTCCACGTTCTTGACGGTGCCTTTGATGCCCGTGGTTCGGGTCAGGGCGCCGCCAAGATAGGACACCTCACCATCCGCGATGAGGGCTGCGCTTGCCTCGGTCGTCGAGTTGCCAATATCGACGCCTACAACGGTCCGTTTTTTCAACTCAAGGTCCTCCTGCAATGTCAATTCGAAGCGGCGGGCGAGAACTCCTGCATCACCTCGATGACGCCGAGGCCGCGGTTGACCTGCTCGGTTTCCTTGAGATGCAGGAGCGCGGCCTTGGCCTGCCAACGCGGCCGCGCCATCTGGTCGTTCAGCGTGGGCACCGGCTCCGGCGACTCGCCCTTGGCATACCGGGCGGCGTTCGAGCCGATGTTGCGGTAAGTCTCAAGGGTGAGCAGGGGACACTGCGGAAACAGTTCAAGGCTCGACAGGCGAGGCAGATCGCGTTGATGGATCATGGTTGTGCCGCGCGACAGAATACCGATGCCAATACCGGAGCCCGAGAGCTTGGCAGCGGTGTGCGCGAGGATCGCCAGGTCCGAGCTGTGACGCACGCGGATCACACGGGCATGAACTTCCTGCTCCTCGATGCCCGCGAGGATCTGACGCATGATCTCCGCGTGCGGTATGTCGACGATGGACTTGGAGAAGTAGTCGGCGAAGGCCGGTGACACGGCGATCACCACCTCGTCACTGCGCTTGCCGCGCGTCGCCGGCCCGACTTCCTTGAACGAGAGCGTCCGCTCTGCAGGTGCTTGTTGGTTCGTCATGTCAGTCAACCTCCATTTCAGGGTTCGAAGCGCTGGTCACGTGGCGCAGGCGTTTCATTTCCTCCCAGCGCGCGCCGGACGGGCGATAGCCGGTTCCGGGACCTTCGTAGTCGTTCGCATCGTTCACGGCCGAGAGCGGCTGCAGATCGCGGGTCAGGATCGCCGAGGTCTGGAGCAGGTCGCCGGAAATGCGCTGGCGCAGTACTGCGAGCAGGTTCTGCGCGACGTCGGAGAAGCCCGTGCTCTCCAGCGCCTTGACAAGGTCCAGACCGGTGATGTTTCGGTCCATGACTTGCTGGGCGCCCTTCAGGTCCTCGAGCACGTCACGCGGGAGCAGTTCCTTGCTGCCATTGGCGTAGATCGCGGCGTCGACCTCCGCGTCGCTGATGGGCGGCA
This window of the Selenomonadales bacterium genome carries:
- a CDS encoding propanediol/glycerol family dehydratase medium subunit, with amino-acid sequence MTNQQAPAERTLSFKEVGPATRGKRSDEVVIAVSPAFADYFSKSIVDIPHAEIMRQILAGIEEQEVHARVIRVRHSSDLAILAHTAAKLSGSGIGIGILSRGTTMIHQRDLPRLSSLELFPQCPLLTLETYRNIGSNAARYAKGESPEPVPTLNDQMARPRWQAKAALLHLKETEQVNRGLGVIEVMQEFSPAASN